In a genomic window of Cuculus canorus isolate bCucCan1 chromosome 4, bCucCan1.pri, whole genome shotgun sequence:
- the ZGRF1 gene encoding protein ZGRF1 isoform X8 has protein sequence MPYSESIKASSCSYFDSSDLMPNCVDSVLQKTEARTLPVPVAQIDPGTYDCQPKSPASRSLHEDDINFIREEKLQTQPDFNKESRIDQSPLALNVCSEVPPWPMSGSPSHSDLRQRQWTSWDPGKMISSLELPSSLDPDSAISPASEREETIGDIRELLVPRILPREPEVSEIFLTQEKPSYSEKCSLSTFKPTVKTRTPLVTFPGAEMSSEGVYATGSEEVQQSFSSSVVSLCNKSAEFPINAFCPEDRNYETSVFGEYAEDRQRESVQPVFPNVTSENRQSKWLKYQNSDLRTQNSDDEEVIDDICAENVLGMLLGDTGESSAVNKSAPGSASLLTAKSARGKRCMNTSSQDLISERKLLSLHLSQTPLAEATQKVLSHLSCHTVTGDSQEITISELSFPNVDEVKHANLPKRKVSIPTVFQSYVHYKQTFKAALTEQLNIMLFELSQRLHNALSKVDISFYTALKDGQSETKTSCVPLCNHMHPAKLVMVKKEGQNKGRLFYTCDAPKAEQCSFFKWIEDVNHTQIKSRPSVVLHDIKSIGTYLRSQMISLYEGCQLLVRKPFEIQTQRCSKFKKFMNTPAKFDGDSKTKLYLKLSRKEHYSLYSKDDIWVVSKTLNFEPLDTFIASSAFFGPSSNNEVELLPLKGYCPSNWRSDAIVHALLVCNASGELTSLRNMEEHFNPSTLPLIPFLLKMNFDSENVTSRVNRRKFNPPAISLKPTMMHGPVSTEVAMGLAEKMIQTFSLNPDQAASLIQIAQMMTSSGNTKPAEEHQTFPITIIRGVFGAGKSYLLSVVILFLVQLFESSEATEGPRPVPWKLLIASSTNVAVDRILLGLLDLGFEDFIRVGSIRKIAKAILPHSLHTGTGNENEQLKELLALMKEDLTPVEKIYVRKSIEQHKLGTNKTILQQVKVVGATCAACPFPCLNALKFPVVMLDECSQMTEPASLLPIARFQCEKLVLVGDPKQLPPTIQGSESIHEKGLEQTLFDRLCLMGHKPILLRTQYRCHPAISAIANELFYEGNLIDGVSEKERSPLLEWLPTLCFYSVNGMEQIERDNSFYNMAEVHFTVKLIQSLVASGIEGSMIGVITLYKSQMYKIQNLLGSVHSEAFKIKAVQVSTVDAFQGAEKEIVVLSCVRTRQMGFIDSEKRMNVALTRAKRHLLIVGNLACLSRNRLWGGVIQHCKGWENGLQHVSQCEQQLNDILKCYLEKWKEEEQNKKKEK, from the exons CATGGGACCCTGGCAAG atgATTTCATCACTAGAACTGCCTTCCTCTCTTGATCCAGACTCTGCAATTTCTCCAGcttcagaaagggaagaaactaTTGGAGACATCCGGGAACTCCTGGTACCCAGGATCTTGCCAAGGGAACCAGAAGTTTCAGAAATTTTTTTGA CACAGGAGAAGCCCAGCTATTCAGAGAAATGCAGCCTCTCCACATTCAAACCGACAGTTAAAACACGAACTCCACTTGTCACTTTTCCTGGTGCTGAGATGAGTTCTGAGGGAGTTTATGCAACTGGCAGCGAGGAGGTGCAGCAATCTTTCAGCTCTTCAGTAGTCTCTTTATGCAACAAGTCAGCGGAATTTCCTATTAATGCATTTTGCCCTGAGGACAGAAATTATGAAACCTCTGTGTTTGGAGAGTATGCAGAAGACAGACAAAGGGAATCCGTACAACCCGTGTTCCCTAATGTGACTTCAGAGAATAGACAAAGCAAATGGCTAAAATATCAAAACAGTGACTTGAGAACTCAAAACAGCGATGATGAGGAAGTGATCGATGACATCTGTGCTGAGAATGTCCTTGGAATGCTGCTGGGTGACACAGGAGAGAGCAGTGCTGTGAATAAAAGCGCTCCCGGCTCAGCATCTCTACTGACAGCAAAGAGCGCACGTGGGAAACGCTGTATGAATACCAGCAGCCAAGATTTGATTTCAGAGAGGAAGTTACTTTCTCTGCACTTAAGTCAGACGCCGTTGGCTGAAGCAACACAAAAGGTGTTGAGTCATCTGAGCTGCCACACGGTAACAGGAGACAGCCAG gaaataacGATTTCTGAGTTGTCTTTTCCTAATGTGGATGAAGTCAAGCATGCTAATCTTCCTAAAAGAAAGGTTTCCATTCCAACTGTGTTTCAGTCCTATGTTCACTACAAGCAGACTTTTAAAGCTGCTCTGACAG AGCAATTAAACATAATGCTGTTTGAGCTGTCACAAAGATTACACAACGCTCTTTCCAAAGTGGATATATCATTTTACACCGCACTGAAAGATGGGCAAAGTGAGACCAAAACAAGTTGTGTTCCACTCTGCAATCACATGCATCCTGCTAAGCTTGTTATGGTTAAAAAAGAAGGTCAGAACAAG GGTCGTTTGTTCTACACCTGCGACGCCCCAAAAGCTGAACAGTGTTCATTTTTCAAGTGGATTGAAGATGTGAACCACACACAGATCAAATCCAGACCTAGTGTAGTGCTTCATGATATAAAAAGCATTGGGACTTACCTCAGAAGTCAAATGATTTCTCTTTATGAGGGATGCCAGCTTTTGGTGAG GAAGCCCTTTGAAATTCAAACACAGAGGTGTAGTAAGTTCAAGAAGTTTATGAATACACCTGCCAAATTTGATGGTGATTCCAAAACCAAATTGTACCTCAAACTAAGCAGAAAGGAGCATTATTCTCTCTATAGCAAAG atgaTATTTGGGTTGTTTCGAAGACTCTGAACTTTGAGCCTCTTGATACTTTTATTGCAAGTAGTGCTTTCTTTGGACCGTCCTCTAACAATGAAGTAGAGTTACTCCCACTGAAAGGCTACTGCCCCTCAAACTGGCGATCAGACG CGATTGTTCATGCCTTGCTGGTTTGCAATGCCAGTGGGGAGCTTACGTCCTTAAGAAATATGGAGGAGCACTTCAATCCATCTACATTACCACTGATACCCTTTCTGCTAAAGAT GAATTTTGATTCTGAAAATGTTACCAGTAGAGTCAACAGAAGGAAATTTAATCCACCTGCCATTAGCCTGAAACCCACAATGATGCACGGACCTGTCAGCACTGAAGTGGCGATGGGGCTGGCGGAAAAGATGATCCAAACATTCTCATTGAACCCAGATCAAGCTGCATCACTCATTCAGATAGCGCAGATGATGACCTCGTCTGGAAATACCAAACCTGCTGAAGAACATCAGACGTTCCCTATCACAATCATACGTG GTGTTTTTGGAGCTGGAAAGAGCTATCTGCTGTCTGTTGTGATCTTGTTCCTAGTACAGCTCTTTGAAAGCAGTGAAGCTACAGAGGGTCCAAGGCCAGTTCCATGGAAACTCCTGATTGCTTCTTCCACTAATGTTGCTGTTGACAGGATACTGCTGGG tctgCTTGATCTTGGATTTGAGGATTTTATCAGAGTTGGAAGTATTAGGAAAATTGCCAAAGCAATTCTTCCACATAG TTTACATACTGgcacaggaaatgaaaatgagcaGTTAAAAGAGCTGCTTGCTCTCATGAAAGAAGATTTGActccagtggaaaaaatatatgtaaggAAGAGTATTGAGCAACATAAACTGGGGACCAATAAAACTATACTGCAACAG GTAAAAGTGGTTGGAGCGACCTGTGCTGCCTGCCCATTCCCTTGCCTGAACGCTCTCAAGTTTCCTGTAGTGATGCTGGATGAGTGCAGTCAGATGACTGAACCTGCTTCCCTCCTTCCTATTGCAAG GTTTCAGTGTGAAAAGCTAGTCCTCGTTGGAGACCCCAAGCAACTACCACCAACTATCCAAGGGTCTGAGAGCATTCATGAGAAGGGATTGGAGCAGACTCTTTTTGACCGGCTTTGCTTAATG GGACATAAACCAATCCTCCTTCGGACACAGTACCGATGTCACCCTGCTATTAGTGCCATAGCCAACGAGCTGTTCTATGAAGGAAATCTGATAGATGGTGTTTCCGAGAAAGAGAGAAGTCCTTTATTGGAATGGCTTCCAACACTATGTTTTTATAGTGTTAATGGAATGGAGCAA ATTGAAAGAGACAACAGCTTTTATAACATGGCAGAGGTTCATTTCACAGTCAAGCTCATCCAGTCACTGGTTGCGAGTGGAATAGAAGGATCTATGATCGGAGTGATTACACTTTATAAATCACAGATGTATAAG ATCCAGAATTTGCTTGGCAGTGTACACTCTGAGGCCTTCAAAATTAAAGCTGTCCAGGTGTCCACTGTAGACGCATTCCAAGGAGCTGAGAAGGAGATCGTGGTTTTGTCGTGTGTAAGAACCAGGCAAATGGGTTTCATAGActcagaaaagagaatgaaTGTTGCACTAACGAGAGCAAAGAGGCACTTGTTGATTGTTGGAAATCTGGCCTGTTTAAGTAGGAACAGACTGTGGGGAGGAGTAATTCAGCACTGCAAag GATGGGAAAATGGATTACAACACGTAAGCCAGTGTGAGCAGCAGCTAAACGACATTCTGAAGTGTTATTTGGAGaaatggaaggaagaggaacagaataagaaaaaggaaaaataa
- the ZGRF1 gene encoding protein ZGRF1 isoform X10 — translation MRYLNPLWRIKPNCVDSVLQKTEARTLPVPVAQIDPGTYDCQPKSPASRSLHEDDINFIREEKLQTQPDFNKESRIDQSPLALNVCSEVPPWPMSGSPSHSDLRQRQWTSWDPGKMISSLELPSSLDPDSAISPASEREETIGDIRELLVPRILPREPEVSEIFLTQEKPSYSEKCSLSTFKPTVKTRTPLVTFPGAEMSSEGVYATGSEEVQQSFSSSVVSLCNKSAEFPINAFCPEDRNYETSVFGEYAEDRQRESVQPVFPNVTSENRQSKWLKYQNSDLRTQNSDDEEVIDDICAENVLGMLLGDTGESSAVNKSAPGSASLLTAKSARGKRCMNTSSQDLISERKLLSLHLSQTPLAEATQKVLSHLSCHTVTGDSQEITISELSFPNVDEVKHANLPKRKVSIPTVFQSYVHYKQTFKAALTEQLNIMLFELSQRLHNALSKVDISFYTALKDGQSETKTSCVPLCNHMHPAKLVMVKKEGQNKGRLFYTCDAPKAEQCSFFKWIEDVNHTQIKSRPSVVLHDIKSIGTYLRSQMISLYEGCQLLVRKPFEIQTQRCSKFKKFMNTPAKFDGDSKTKLYLKLSRKEHYSLYSKDDIWVVSKTLNFEPLDTFIASSAFFGPSSNNEVELLPLKGYCPSNWRSDAIVHALLVCNASGELTSLRNMEEHFNPSTLPLIPFLLKMNFDSENVTSRVNRRKFNPPAISLKPTMMHGPVSTEVAMGLAEKMIQTFSLNPDQAASLIQIAQMMTSSGNTKPAEEHQTFPITIIRGVFGAGKSYLLSVVILFLVQLFESSEATEGPRPVPWKLLIASSTNVAVDRILLGLLDLGFEDFIRVGSIRKIAKAILPHSLHTGTGNENEQLKELLALMKEDLTPVEKIYVRKSIEQHKLGTNKTILQQVKVVGATCAACPFPCLNALKFPVVMLDECSQMTEPASLLPIARFQCEKLVLVGDPKQLPPTIQGSESIHEKGLEQTLFDRLCLMGHKPILLRTQYRCHPAISAIANELFYEGNLIDGVSEKERSPLLEWLPTLCFYSVNGMEQIERDNSFYNMAEVHFTVKLIQSLVASGIEGSMIGVITLYKSQMYKIQNLLGSVHSEAFKIKAVQVSTVDAFQGAEKEIVVLSCVRTRQMGFIDSEKRMNVALTRAKRHLLIVGNLACLSRNRLWGGVIQHCKGWENGLQHVSQCEQQLNDILKCYLEKWKEEEQNKKKEK, via the exons CATGGGACCCTGGCAAG atgATTTCATCACTAGAACTGCCTTCCTCTCTTGATCCAGACTCTGCAATTTCTCCAGcttcagaaagggaagaaactaTTGGAGACATCCGGGAACTCCTGGTACCCAGGATCTTGCCAAGGGAACCAGAAGTTTCAGAAATTTTTTTGA CACAGGAGAAGCCCAGCTATTCAGAGAAATGCAGCCTCTCCACATTCAAACCGACAGTTAAAACACGAACTCCACTTGTCACTTTTCCTGGTGCTGAGATGAGTTCTGAGGGAGTTTATGCAACTGGCAGCGAGGAGGTGCAGCAATCTTTCAGCTCTTCAGTAGTCTCTTTATGCAACAAGTCAGCGGAATTTCCTATTAATGCATTTTGCCCTGAGGACAGAAATTATGAAACCTCTGTGTTTGGAGAGTATGCAGAAGACAGACAAAGGGAATCCGTACAACCCGTGTTCCCTAATGTGACTTCAGAGAATAGACAAAGCAAATGGCTAAAATATCAAAACAGTGACTTGAGAACTCAAAACAGCGATGATGAGGAAGTGATCGATGACATCTGTGCTGAGAATGTCCTTGGAATGCTGCTGGGTGACACAGGAGAGAGCAGTGCTGTGAATAAAAGCGCTCCCGGCTCAGCATCTCTACTGACAGCAAAGAGCGCACGTGGGAAACGCTGTATGAATACCAGCAGCCAAGATTTGATTTCAGAGAGGAAGTTACTTTCTCTGCACTTAAGTCAGACGCCGTTGGCTGAAGCAACACAAAAGGTGTTGAGTCATCTGAGCTGCCACACGGTAACAGGAGACAGCCAG gaaataacGATTTCTGAGTTGTCTTTTCCTAATGTGGATGAAGTCAAGCATGCTAATCTTCCTAAAAGAAAGGTTTCCATTCCAACTGTGTTTCAGTCCTATGTTCACTACAAGCAGACTTTTAAAGCTGCTCTGACAG AGCAATTAAACATAATGCTGTTTGAGCTGTCACAAAGATTACACAACGCTCTTTCCAAAGTGGATATATCATTTTACACCGCACTGAAAGATGGGCAAAGTGAGACCAAAACAAGTTGTGTTCCACTCTGCAATCACATGCATCCTGCTAAGCTTGTTATGGTTAAAAAAGAAGGTCAGAACAAG GGTCGTTTGTTCTACACCTGCGACGCCCCAAAAGCTGAACAGTGTTCATTTTTCAAGTGGATTGAAGATGTGAACCACACACAGATCAAATCCAGACCTAGTGTAGTGCTTCATGATATAAAAAGCATTGGGACTTACCTCAGAAGTCAAATGATTTCTCTTTATGAGGGATGCCAGCTTTTGGTGAG GAAGCCCTTTGAAATTCAAACACAGAGGTGTAGTAAGTTCAAGAAGTTTATGAATACACCTGCCAAATTTGATGGTGATTCCAAAACCAAATTGTACCTCAAACTAAGCAGAAAGGAGCATTATTCTCTCTATAGCAAAG atgaTATTTGGGTTGTTTCGAAGACTCTGAACTTTGAGCCTCTTGATACTTTTATTGCAAGTAGTGCTTTCTTTGGACCGTCCTCTAACAATGAAGTAGAGTTACTCCCACTGAAAGGCTACTGCCCCTCAAACTGGCGATCAGACG CGATTGTTCATGCCTTGCTGGTTTGCAATGCCAGTGGGGAGCTTACGTCCTTAAGAAATATGGAGGAGCACTTCAATCCATCTACATTACCACTGATACCCTTTCTGCTAAAGAT GAATTTTGATTCTGAAAATGTTACCAGTAGAGTCAACAGAAGGAAATTTAATCCACCTGCCATTAGCCTGAAACCCACAATGATGCACGGACCTGTCAGCACTGAAGTGGCGATGGGGCTGGCGGAAAAGATGATCCAAACATTCTCATTGAACCCAGATCAAGCTGCATCACTCATTCAGATAGCGCAGATGATGACCTCGTCTGGAAATACCAAACCTGCTGAAGAACATCAGACGTTCCCTATCACAATCATACGTG GTGTTTTTGGAGCTGGAAAGAGCTATCTGCTGTCTGTTGTGATCTTGTTCCTAGTACAGCTCTTTGAAAGCAGTGAAGCTACAGAGGGTCCAAGGCCAGTTCCATGGAAACTCCTGATTGCTTCTTCCACTAATGTTGCTGTTGACAGGATACTGCTGGG tctgCTTGATCTTGGATTTGAGGATTTTATCAGAGTTGGAAGTATTAGGAAAATTGCCAAAGCAATTCTTCCACATAG TTTACATACTGgcacaggaaatgaaaatgagcaGTTAAAAGAGCTGCTTGCTCTCATGAAAGAAGATTTGActccagtggaaaaaatatatgtaaggAAGAGTATTGAGCAACATAAACTGGGGACCAATAAAACTATACTGCAACAG GTAAAAGTGGTTGGAGCGACCTGTGCTGCCTGCCCATTCCCTTGCCTGAACGCTCTCAAGTTTCCTGTAGTGATGCTGGATGAGTGCAGTCAGATGACTGAACCTGCTTCCCTCCTTCCTATTGCAAG GTTTCAGTGTGAAAAGCTAGTCCTCGTTGGAGACCCCAAGCAACTACCACCAACTATCCAAGGGTCTGAGAGCATTCATGAGAAGGGATTGGAGCAGACTCTTTTTGACCGGCTTTGCTTAATG GGACATAAACCAATCCTCCTTCGGACACAGTACCGATGTCACCCTGCTATTAGTGCCATAGCCAACGAGCTGTTCTATGAAGGAAATCTGATAGATGGTGTTTCCGAGAAAGAGAGAAGTCCTTTATTGGAATGGCTTCCAACACTATGTTTTTATAGTGTTAATGGAATGGAGCAA ATTGAAAGAGACAACAGCTTTTATAACATGGCAGAGGTTCATTTCACAGTCAAGCTCATCCAGTCACTGGTTGCGAGTGGAATAGAAGGATCTATGATCGGAGTGATTACACTTTATAAATCACAGATGTATAAG ATCCAGAATTTGCTTGGCAGTGTACACTCTGAGGCCTTCAAAATTAAAGCTGTCCAGGTGTCCACTGTAGACGCATTCCAAGGAGCTGAGAAGGAGATCGTGGTTTTGTCGTGTGTAAGAACCAGGCAAATGGGTTTCATAGActcagaaaagagaatgaaTGTTGCACTAACGAGAGCAAAGAGGCACTTGTTGATTGTTGGAAATCTGGCCTGTTTAAGTAGGAACAGACTGTGGGGAGGAGTAATTCAGCACTGCAAag GATGGGAAAATGGATTACAACACGTAAGCCAGTGTGAGCAGCAGCTAAACGACATTCTGAAGTGTTATTTGGAGaaatggaaggaagaggaacagaataagaaaaaggaaaaataa
- the ZGRF1 gene encoding protein ZGRF1 isoform X9 — MPYSESIKASSCSYFDSSDLMKTEARTLPVPVAQIDPGTYDCQPKSPASRSLHEDDINFIREEKLQTQPDFNKESRIDQSPLALNVCSEVPPWPMSGSPSHSDLRQRQWTSWDPGKMISSLELPSSLDPDSAISPASEREETIGDIRELLVPRILPREPEVSEIFLTQEKPSYSEKCSLSTFKPTVKTRTPLVTFPGAEMSSEGVYATGSEEVQQSFSSSVVSLCNKSAEFPINAFCPEDRNYETSVFGEYAEDRQRESVQPVFPNVTSENRQSKWLKYQNSDLRTQNSDDEEVIDDICAENVLGMLLGDTGESSAVNKSAPGSASLLTAKSARGKRCMNTSSQDLISERKLLSLHLSQTPLAEATQKVLSHLSCHTVTGDSQEITISELSFPNVDEVKHANLPKRKVSIPTVFQSYVHYKQTFKAALTEQLNIMLFELSQRLHNALSKVDISFYTALKDGQSETKTSCVPLCNHMHPAKLVMVKKEGQNKGRLFYTCDAPKAEQCSFFKWIEDVNHTQIKSRPSVVLHDIKSIGTYLRSQMISLYEGCQLLVRKPFEIQTQRCSKFKKFMNTPAKFDGDSKTKLYLKLSRKEHYSLYSKDDIWVVSKTLNFEPLDTFIASSAFFGPSSNNEVELLPLKGYCPSNWRSDAIVHALLVCNASGELTSLRNMEEHFNPSTLPLIPFLLKMNFDSENVTSRVNRRKFNPPAISLKPTMMHGPVSTEVAMGLAEKMIQTFSLNPDQAASLIQIAQMMTSSGNTKPAEEHQTFPITIIRGVFGAGKSYLLSVVILFLVQLFESSEATEGPRPVPWKLLIASSTNVAVDRILLGLLDLGFEDFIRVGSIRKIAKAILPHSLHTGTGNENEQLKELLALMKEDLTPVEKIYVRKSIEQHKLGTNKTILQQVKVVGATCAACPFPCLNALKFPVVMLDECSQMTEPASLLPIARFQCEKLVLVGDPKQLPPTIQGSESIHEKGLEQTLFDRLCLMGHKPILLRTQYRCHPAISAIANELFYEGNLIDGVSEKERSPLLEWLPTLCFYSVNGMEQIERDNSFYNMAEVHFTVKLIQSLVASGIEGSMIGVITLYKSQMYKIQNLLGSVHSEAFKIKAVQVSTVDAFQGAEKEIVVLSCVRTRQMGFIDSEKRMNVALTRAKRHLLIVGNLACLSRNRLWGGVIQHCKGWENGLQHVSQCEQQLNDILKCYLEKWKEEEQNKKKEK; from the exons CATGGGACCCTGGCAAG atgATTTCATCACTAGAACTGCCTTCCTCTCTTGATCCAGACTCTGCAATTTCTCCAGcttcagaaagggaagaaactaTTGGAGACATCCGGGAACTCCTGGTACCCAGGATCTTGCCAAGGGAACCAGAAGTTTCAGAAATTTTTTTGA CACAGGAGAAGCCCAGCTATTCAGAGAAATGCAGCCTCTCCACATTCAAACCGACAGTTAAAACACGAACTCCACTTGTCACTTTTCCTGGTGCTGAGATGAGTTCTGAGGGAGTTTATGCAACTGGCAGCGAGGAGGTGCAGCAATCTTTCAGCTCTTCAGTAGTCTCTTTATGCAACAAGTCAGCGGAATTTCCTATTAATGCATTTTGCCCTGAGGACAGAAATTATGAAACCTCTGTGTTTGGAGAGTATGCAGAAGACAGACAAAGGGAATCCGTACAACCCGTGTTCCCTAATGTGACTTCAGAGAATAGACAAAGCAAATGGCTAAAATATCAAAACAGTGACTTGAGAACTCAAAACAGCGATGATGAGGAAGTGATCGATGACATCTGTGCTGAGAATGTCCTTGGAATGCTGCTGGGTGACACAGGAGAGAGCAGTGCTGTGAATAAAAGCGCTCCCGGCTCAGCATCTCTACTGACAGCAAAGAGCGCACGTGGGAAACGCTGTATGAATACCAGCAGCCAAGATTTGATTTCAGAGAGGAAGTTACTTTCTCTGCACTTAAGTCAGACGCCGTTGGCTGAAGCAACACAAAAGGTGTTGAGTCATCTGAGCTGCCACACGGTAACAGGAGACAGCCAG gaaataacGATTTCTGAGTTGTCTTTTCCTAATGTGGATGAAGTCAAGCATGCTAATCTTCCTAAAAGAAAGGTTTCCATTCCAACTGTGTTTCAGTCCTATGTTCACTACAAGCAGACTTTTAAAGCTGCTCTGACAG AGCAATTAAACATAATGCTGTTTGAGCTGTCACAAAGATTACACAACGCTCTTTCCAAAGTGGATATATCATTTTACACCGCACTGAAAGATGGGCAAAGTGAGACCAAAACAAGTTGTGTTCCACTCTGCAATCACATGCATCCTGCTAAGCTTGTTATGGTTAAAAAAGAAGGTCAGAACAAG GGTCGTTTGTTCTACACCTGCGACGCCCCAAAAGCTGAACAGTGTTCATTTTTCAAGTGGATTGAAGATGTGAACCACACACAGATCAAATCCAGACCTAGTGTAGTGCTTCATGATATAAAAAGCATTGGGACTTACCTCAGAAGTCAAATGATTTCTCTTTATGAGGGATGCCAGCTTTTGGTGAG GAAGCCCTTTGAAATTCAAACACAGAGGTGTAGTAAGTTCAAGAAGTTTATGAATACACCTGCCAAATTTGATGGTGATTCCAAAACCAAATTGTACCTCAAACTAAGCAGAAAGGAGCATTATTCTCTCTATAGCAAAG atgaTATTTGGGTTGTTTCGAAGACTCTGAACTTTGAGCCTCTTGATACTTTTATTGCAAGTAGTGCTTTCTTTGGACCGTCCTCTAACAATGAAGTAGAGTTACTCCCACTGAAAGGCTACTGCCCCTCAAACTGGCGATCAGACG CGATTGTTCATGCCTTGCTGGTTTGCAATGCCAGTGGGGAGCTTACGTCCTTAAGAAATATGGAGGAGCACTTCAATCCATCTACATTACCACTGATACCCTTTCTGCTAAAGAT GAATTTTGATTCTGAAAATGTTACCAGTAGAGTCAACAGAAGGAAATTTAATCCACCTGCCATTAGCCTGAAACCCACAATGATGCACGGACCTGTCAGCACTGAAGTGGCGATGGGGCTGGCGGAAAAGATGATCCAAACATTCTCATTGAACCCAGATCAAGCTGCATCACTCATTCAGATAGCGCAGATGATGACCTCGTCTGGAAATACCAAACCTGCTGAAGAACATCAGACGTTCCCTATCACAATCATACGTG GTGTTTTTGGAGCTGGAAAGAGCTATCTGCTGTCTGTTGTGATCTTGTTCCTAGTACAGCTCTTTGAAAGCAGTGAAGCTACAGAGGGTCCAAGGCCAGTTCCATGGAAACTCCTGATTGCTTCTTCCACTAATGTTGCTGTTGACAGGATACTGCTGGG tctgCTTGATCTTGGATTTGAGGATTTTATCAGAGTTGGAAGTATTAGGAAAATTGCCAAAGCAATTCTTCCACATAG TTTACATACTGgcacaggaaatgaaaatgagcaGTTAAAAGAGCTGCTTGCTCTCATGAAAGAAGATTTGActccagtggaaaaaatatatgtaaggAAGAGTATTGAGCAACATAAACTGGGGACCAATAAAACTATACTGCAACAG GTAAAAGTGGTTGGAGCGACCTGTGCTGCCTGCCCATTCCCTTGCCTGAACGCTCTCAAGTTTCCTGTAGTGATGCTGGATGAGTGCAGTCAGATGACTGAACCTGCTTCCCTCCTTCCTATTGCAAG GTTTCAGTGTGAAAAGCTAGTCCTCGTTGGAGACCCCAAGCAACTACCACCAACTATCCAAGGGTCTGAGAGCATTCATGAGAAGGGATTGGAGCAGACTCTTTTTGACCGGCTTTGCTTAATG GGACATAAACCAATCCTCCTTCGGACACAGTACCGATGTCACCCTGCTATTAGTGCCATAGCCAACGAGCTGTTCTATGAAGGAAATCTGATAGATGGTGTTTCCGAGAAAGAGAGAAGTCCTTTATTGGAATGGCTTCCAACACTATGTTTTTATAGTGTTAATGGAATGGAGCAA ATTGAAAGAGACAACAGCTTTTATAACATGGCAGAGGTTCATTTCACAGTCAAGCTCATCCAGTCACTGGTTGCGAGTGGAATAGAAGGATCTATGATCGGAGTGATTACACTTTATAAATCACAGATGTATAAG ATCCAGAATTTGCTTGGCAGTGTACACTCTGAGGCCTTCAAAATTAAAGCTGTCCAGGTGTCCACTGTAGACGCATTCCAAGGAGCTGAGAAGGAGATCGTGGTTTTGTCGTGTGTAAGAACCAGGCAAATGGGTTTCATAGActcagaaaagagaatgaaTGTTGCACTAACGAGAGCAAAGAGGCACTTGTTGATTGTTGGAAATCTGGCCTGTTTAAGTAGGAACAGACTGTGGGGAGGAGTAATTCAGCACTGCAAag GATGGGAAAATGGATTACAACACGTAAGCCAGTGTGAGCAGCAGCTAAACGACATTCTGAAGTGTTATTTGGAGaaatggaaggaagaggaacagaataagaaaaaggaaaaataa